The following proteins come from a genomic window of bacterium:
- a CDS encoding aminotransferase class V-fold PLP-dependent enzyme has translation MNTSDRGNVPGAPAGGETLLEREEPFFAEFGGRFALAREHKYLVASQKGSMPKAVLARFKEGLDRIARDPYPVYLEDPAVTRGKIARGYGARVDEVAIARNTTDAVSQILSGIDWREGDELLCSTLEYPNCVATVRRVAARFGLGVRQFGVPSRPDTEAEEVVASVRRSLRPGRTRAIFFSCPTQPNGIALPFRRIARLAQENGAITIVDGAHYGGMFDPRLDETGIDFWALSGHKWQCGPGGTGILYVRNALWPENSTPLPRFHLVRSGSLDAPVDGSRPPGFDVGAALSFYGFPESADWRALGQSCEVWDGVGRERIQNYILALADYARGKLIEVFGERALLQPCRDPELKSGIVAFNPFPDGNDRRNMKVASEFQARIFRDCGYHIGCGGLGSTGLTRPPDPDAKAFFEGCIPNRDPKTGRPDPSDIPFRFGTPAWCDRADLDRFVDDCRAMVETMQG, from the coding sequence ACCGTTTTTCGCCGAATTCGGCGGCCGTTTCGCCCTCGCCCGTGAACATAAATATCTTGTCGCCAGCCAGAAAGGCTCGATGCCGAAAGCGGTGCTGGCCCGTTTCAAGGAAGGCCTGGATCGGATCGCCCGGGACCCTTATCCCGTCTATCTCGAAGACCCCGCGGTCACCCGCGGGAAAATCGCCCGGGGCTACGGGGCCCGGGTGGATGAAGTCGCCATCGCCCGCAATACCACCGATGCCGTCAGCCAGATCCTGAGCGGAATCGACTGGCGGGAGGGGGACGAGCTGCTCTGCTCGACCCTGGAGTACCCGAACTGCGTGGCGACGGTGCGGCGGGTGGCGGCACGGTTCGGCCTGGGCGTCCGGCAGTTCGGAGTCCCATCGCGCCCCGACACGGAGGCGGAAGAGGTCGTCGCTTCCGTCCGGCGTTCCCTCAGGCCCGGCCGAACCCGGGCGATCTTCTTCTCCTGCCCGACCCAGCCCAACGGGATAGCTCTACCCTTCCGCCGGATCGCCCGGCTGGCCCAGGAAAACGGGGCGATCACCATCGTCGACGGGGCCCACTACGGCGGCATGTTCGATCCGCGCCTCGACGAAACCGGGATCGACTTTTGGGCGCTTTCCGGGCACAAGTGGCAGTGCGGGCCCGGAGGGACCGGCATTCTCTATGTCCGCAACGCGCTCTGGCCGGAAAATTCCACCCCGCTGCCCCGCTTCCATCTCGTTCGCTCCGGCAGTCTCGACGCGCCCGTCGACGGCTCCCGTCCGCCGGGTTTCGACGTGGGCGCGGCCCTGAGTTTCTACGGTTTCCCGGAATCGGCCGACTGGCGGGCCCTGGGGCAGTCCTGCGAGGTCTGGGACGGCGTGGGCAGGGAACGCATTCAGAACTACATCCTAGCCCTGGCCGACTACGCCCGGGGAAAACTTATCGAGGTTTTCGGAGAGCGGGCTCTCCTGCAGCCCTGCCGGGACCCGGAGCTGAAGTCGGGGATCGTCGCTTTCAATCCTTTCCCGGACGGGAACGACCGCCGGAACATGAAGGTGGCCTCCGAGTTCCAGGCGCGCATCTTCCGGGATTGCGGCTACCACATCGGCTGCGGCGGCCTGGGAAGCACCGGCCTGACCCGTCCGCCCGATCCGGACGCGAAGGCGTTTTTCGAGGGCTGTATCCCGAACCGCGATCCGAAAACCGGCCGGCCGGACCCGAGCGATATCCCGTTCCGGTTCGGTACGCCGGCCTGGTGCGATCGGGCCGATCTGGATAGGTTCGTCGACGACTGCCGGGCGATGGTCGAAACAATGCAGGGTTGA